The following is a genomic window from Roseitalea porphyridii.
GGCAAGGCCGGTTCAGAAGGTCGAGGGGGCGGGCGTCGACGGAACGACGCTGCTGACCCTGCTGTCGCAGTTCGAACCATTCGGCCTGTGGCGCATGGAACTGGCGACCGGCCTCGTCTACTGGACGCAGGACATCTACGAGATCCATGAACTGCCGCCCAGCAGCGGGCCGGTGAACCTGAAGACCGCGATCGACGCCTACCATCCCGACGACCGGCAAATGGTCATCGATTGCCTCGAGGACGTCGTCGCCCGCAAGTCCGGGTTTCACTTCGTGCTGCGCATCGCCGGCAAGTCGGGCGGCTACAAGCTCGTCAAGGCGCTGGGCATGTTCCATGTCGACGCCGATGGCGCCGAATGGCTGATCGGCACGTTCTGCGAGGACCCCGGCGGGGTGCGCGGCGTCGTCATCCGCTGAGCGGTGTCTCAGGGCCGGGGAGCGGTCCGGCCAGGGCCCCTTGGCAACGCATTGTTGATCAGGGCGGCGCGCAGGGCGTCGTCGCCGACACCATCTTCTCCATCGGCCTTGATATGCTGCAGTTCGATCGATGCGTGATCGGCCCGGATCGTCAGCCGCACATGCGCGACGAGCCGACCCGTCGCAATCCGCACGCCGAGCGCGACGCTCGGGGCGCCATTC
Proteins encoded in this region:
- a CDS encoding PAS domain-containing protein → MDQTLQFAVLDKARPVQKVEGAGVDGTTLLTLLSQFEPFGLWRMELATGLVYWTQDIYEIHELPPSSGPVNLKTAIDAYHPDDRQMVIDCLEDVVARKSGFHFVLRIAGKSGGYKLVKALGMFHVDADGAEWLIGTFCEDPGGVRGVVIR